The Saccharothrix variisporea genome has a segment encoding these proteins:
- the ruvC gene encoding crossover junction endodeoxyribonuclease RuvC, producing MRVFGVDPGLTRCGFGVVDGGPGRTVRPVAVDVIRTPVDADLAIRLLELSDAVETWLDQYKPDVVAVERVFSQYNVRTAMGTAQAGGVVALAAARRNLPVMFHTPSEVKAAVTGSGRADKKQVTAMVTKLLGLKTAPKPADAADALALAICHLWRAPMRSRLEEAQARAADIARTHRARLAQAAARTTGGKTQ from the coding sequence GTGCGTGTGTTCGGAGTCGACCCCGGCCTGACCCGATGCGGTTTCGGGGTGGTCGACGGCGGTCCGGGCCGCACGGTTCGTCCGGTGGCGGTGGATGTCATCAGGACTCCCGTGGACGCCGACTTGGCGATTCGGCTGCTGGAGCTCTCTGATGCCGTCGAGACCTGGCTGGACCAGTACAAGCCCGATGTCGTCGCCGTAGAGCGGGTCTTCAGCCAGTACAACGTCCGGACCGCGATGGGTACCGCCCAGGCCGGCGGGGTGGTGGCGCTGGCCGCCGCGCGGCGGAACCTGCCGGTCATGTTCCACACGCCCAGCGAGGTCAAGGCCGCCGTCACCGGGTCCGGTCGCGCGGACAAGAAGCAGGTCACCGCGATGGTGACCAAGCTGCTGGGTCTCAAGACCGCGCCGAAGCCCGCCGACGCCGCCGACGCCCTGGCCCTGGCGATCTGCCACCTGTGGCGCGCTCCCATGCGGTCGCGGCTCGAAGAAGCCCAAGCCAGGGCCGCCGACATCGCCCGCACCCACCGCGCGAGACTTGCCCAAGCCGCCGCACGCACGACCGGAGGGAAGACCCAGTGA